In the Syngnathus scovelli strain Florida chromosome 8, RoL_Ssco_1.2, whole genome shotgun sequence genome, one interval contains:
- the stam2 gene encoding signal transducing adapter molecule 2 isoform X3: MPFFASNPFDQDVEKATNEANTTEEWSVIMDICDRIGTTPNGPKDALRSITKRMNHKVPHVAMQALNLLAACVSNCGKIFHLEVCSREFMGDVRSMLSKQAHPNMCDKLKELMLEWADNFQGDPQLSLIGATIKTLKEDGVGFSSASSQGSGGRDGSSPAGSKAPDDDDDDDLTKAIELSLQDQKHDSGDPPGSDLAREVRKVRALYDFEAAEDNELTFKAGEIILVLDDSDPNWWKGENHLGVGLFPSNFVTSSLNTSLNSESETVSSGEKVVNSEELIAQPESEPAAIFIDEAKMDRSLALLQNLDPADQTSDPLELIQLEDACEQMNPIIDEKLDELDRKHSELSELNVKVLEALELYTKLMNESPLYQSYSKMAQYGSAAPATTMQGYASQATATATAAPYMPQGMPPPQAYNLPNDQQGALHSLPNNCQAAVPTYMNSSMGSHQQYVNQAAGGAVYSQMPVDMSAYQSGAGPPVSYPPPAAAPQHHQQHQW; encoded by the exons ATGCCCTTTTTTGCCTCAAACCCATTTGACCAAGATGTGG AGAAGGCGACCAATGAAGCCAACACGACAGAAGAATGGTCGGTTATTATGGACATCTGCGACAGAATTGGAACGACACCTAATGG GCCTAAAGATGcgctgaggtccatcacaaagaGAATGAACCACAAAGTACCTCATGTGGCCATGCAGGCCCTCAAT TTGCTGGCCGCATGCGTGTCCAACTGTGGCAAGatcttccacttggaggtctGCTCACGGGAGTTTATGGGTGATGTGCGCAGCATGCTGAGCAAA CAGGCGCACCCGAATATGTGCGACAAGCTGAAGGAGCTGATGCTGGAGTGGGCTGACAACTTCCAGGGGGATCCTCAGCTCAGCCTGATCGGCGCCACCATCAAGACGCTGAAAGAGGACGGCGTCGGCTTCTCGTCGGCGTCCTCGCAA GGGTCCGGCGGGAGGGACGGCAGCTCTCCTGCCGGGAGCAAAGCCccggatgacgacgacgacgatgacctGACCAAAG CCATCGAGCTGTCCCTGCAGGACCAGAAGCACGATTCCGGCGATCCCCCCGGTTCCGATCTGGCGAGGGAAGTGCGCAAGGTCCGAGCGCTGTACGACTTTGAAGCGGCCGAGGACAACGAGCTCACCTTCAAAGCCGGAGAGATTATCCTGGTCTTGGACGACAG TGATCCAAACTGGTGGAAAGGCGAGAACCACCTTGGCGTGGGTCTCTTCCCATCTAATTTTGTCACCAGCAGCCTGAACACCAGCCTGAACAGTGAATCAGAAACAG TGTCTTCAGGTGAGAAAGTGGTCAATTCTGAGGAGTTGATTGCCCAACCCGAAAGTGAACCTGCGGCCATCTTCATTGATGAG gcaaagatGGACAGATCATTGGCACTGCTGCAGAACCTTGACCCGGCAGATCAGACCTCAGACCCGCTTGAGCTGATCCAGCTGGAAG ACGCTTGCGAGCAGATGAACCCCATTATCGACGAGAAGCTGGATGAACTCGACCG GAAACACTCTGAGCTGTCGGAGCTCAACGTGAAGGTTCTGGAAGCTCTGGAGCTGTACACCAAACTTATGAACGAGTCACCCCTGTACCAGTCctactccaagatggcccagtATGGATCGGCTGCCCCCGCAACCACCATGCAG GGTTATGCCAGCCAAGCCACGGCCACGGCCACAGCGGCGCCTTACATGCCCCAAGGGATGCCCCCACCTCAGGCCTACAATTTGCCCAACGACCAGCAGGGGGCGCTGCATTCACTGCCCAACAACTGCCAAGCTGCAGTGCCAACCTACATGAA CAGCAGCATGGGCTCCCATCAGCAATACGTCAACCAGGCAGCCGGCGGTGCCGTCTACTCGCAAATGCCCGTCGACATGTCGGCCTACCAGAGCGGCGCCGGGCCGCCCGTGTCCTaccctcctcctgctgctgcccCGCAGCACCACCAACAACACCAG TGGTGA
- the stam2 gene encoding signal transducing adapter molecule 2 isoform X1 produces the protein MPFFASNPFDQDVEKATNEANTTEEWSVIMDICDRIGTTPNGPKDALRSITKRMNHKVPHVAMQALNLLAACVSNCGKIFHLEVCSREFMGDVRSMLSKQAHPNMCDKLKELMLEWADNFQGDPQLSLIGATIKTLKEDGVGFSSASSQGSGGRDGSSPAGSKAPDDDDDDDLTKAIELSLQDQKHDSGDPPGSDLAREVRKVRALYDFEAAEDNELTFKAGEIILVLDDSDPNWWKGENHLGVGLFPSNFVTSSLNTSLNSESETVSSGEKVVNSEELIAQPESEPAAIFIDEAKMDRSLALLQNLDPADQTSDPLELIQLEDACEQMNPIIDEKLDELDRKHSELSELNVKVLEALELYTKLMNESPLYQSYSKMAQYGSAAPATTMQGYASQATATATAAPYMPQGMPPPQAYNLPNDQQGALHSLPNNCQAAVPTYMNSSMGSHQQYVNQAAGGAVYSQMPVDMSAYQSGAGPPVSYPPPAAAPQHHQQHQVQGAYYQQPLL, from the exons ATGCCCTTTTTTGCCTCAAACCCATTTGACCAAGATGTGG AGAAGGCGACCAATGAAGCCAACACGACAGAAGAATGGTCGGTTATTATGGACATCTGCGACAGAATTGGAACGACACCTAATGG GCCTAAAGATGcgctgaggtccatcacaaagaGAATGAACCACAAAGTACCTCATGTGGCCATGCAGGCCCTCAAT TTGCTGGCCGCATGCGTGTCCAACTGTGGCAAGatcttccacttggaggtctGCTCACGGGAGTTTATGGGTGATGTGCGCAGCATGCTGAGCAAA CAGGCGCACCCGAATATGTGCGACAAGCTGAAGGAGCTGATGCTGGAGTGGGCTGACAACTTCCAGGGGGATCCTCAGCTCAGCCTGATCGGCGCCACCATCAAGACGCTGAAAGAGGACGGCGTCGGCTTCTCGTCGGCGTCCTCGCAA GGGTCCGGCGGGAGGGACGGCAGCTCTCCTGCCGGGAGCAAAGCCccggatgacgacgacgacgatgacctGACCAAAG CCATCGAGCTGTCCCTGCAGGACCAGAAGCACGATTCCGGCGATCCCCCCGGTTCCGATCTGGCGAGGGAAGTGCGCAAGGTCCGAGCGCTGTACGACTTTGAAGCGGCCGAGGACAACGAGCTCACCTTCAAAGCCGGAGAGATTATCCTGGTCTTGGACGACAG TGATCCAAACTGGTGGAAAGGCGAGAACCACCTTGGCGTGGGTCTCTTCCCATCTAATTTTGTCACCAGCAGCCTGAACACCAGCCTGAACAGTGAATCAGAAACAG TGTCTTCAGGTGAGAAAGTGGTCAATTCTGAGGAGTTGATTGCCCAACCCGAAAGTGAACCTGCGGCCATCTTCATTGATGAG gcaaagatGGACAGATCATTGGCACTGCTGCAGAACCTTGACCCGGCAGATCAGACCTCAGACCCGCTTGAGCTGATCCAGCTGGAAG ACGCTTGCGAGCAGATGAACCCCATTATCGACGAGAAGCTGGATGAACTCGACCG GAAACACTCTGAGCTGTCGGAGCTCAACGTGAAGGTTCTGGAAGCTCTGGAGCTGTACACCAAACTTATGAACGAGTCACCCCTGTACCAGTCctactccaagatggcccagtATGGATCGGCTGCCCCCGCAACCACCATGCAG GGTTATGCCAGCCAAGCCACGGCCACGGCCACAGCGGCGCCTTACATGCCCCAAGGGATGCCCCCACCTCAGGCCTACAATTTGCCCAACGACCAGCAGGGGGCGCTGCATTCACTGCCCAACAACTGCCAAGCTGCAGTGCCAACCTACATGAA CAGCAGCATGGGCTCCCATCAGCAATACGTCAACCAGGCAGCCGGCGGTGCCGTCTACTCGCAAATGCCCGTCGACATGTCGGCCTACCAGAGCGGCGCCGGGCCGCCCGTGTCCTaccctcctcctgctgctgcccCGCAGCACCACCAACAACACCAGGTGCAAGGGGCATACTACCAACAGCCCCTCCTCTGA
- the hacd2 gene encoding very-long-chain (3R)-3-hydroxyacyl-CoA dehydratase 2 has translation MSAAASGASKAAHGNGAPDKKKGPGALCTAYLVIYNVVMTAGWLVIAVGLVRAYLARGSYHGLYYSIEKPLKFFQTGAVLEIVHCAVGIVPSSVVLTGFQVMSRVFLTWAVTHSVREVQSEDSVLLFVSAWTITEIIRYSFYTFSLLNHLPYLIKWARYTFFIVLYPMGVSGELLTIYAALPHVQKTGLYSVTLPNKYNFSFDYYSFLILVMISYIPLFPQLYFHMIRQRKKVLGHADAYSKVE, from the exons ATGTCGGCAGCTGCTTCGGGGGCCAGCAAGGCGGCTCACGGCAACGGAGCCCCGGATAAAAAGAAGGGACCCGGTGCCTTGTGCACCGCTTATTTAGTCATCTACAATGTTGTTATGACAGCGGG GTGGCTGGTGATTGCCGTGGGTTTGGTACGAGCCTACCTGGCTAGAGGGAGCTACCACGGCCTTTACTACTCCATTGAGAAGCCCCTCAAGTTCTTTCAGACCGGCGCCGTCTTGGAG atTGTACACTGCGCTGTTG ggattgtgcCGTCATCCGTCGTCCTGACCGGCTTCCAGGTCATGTCCCGCGTCTTTCTAACGTGGGCCGTCACACATAGCGTCAGAGAG GTGCAGAGCGAGGACAGCGTGCTGCTCTTTGTCAGCGCCTGGACCATCACTGAGATCATCCGCTATTCTTTCTACACCTTCAGCCTGCTCAATCATCTGCCCTACCTCATCAAGTGGGCCAG GTACACCTTTTTCATCGTGCTGTACCCGATGGGCGTGAGCGGCGAGCTTTTGACCATCTATGCGGCGCTGCCCCATGTGCAGAAGACAGGCCTGTACTCGGTCACGCTACCCAACAAATACAACTTCTCCTTCGACTACTACTCCTTCCTCATCCTGGTCATGATCTCCTACATTCCAT TGTTCCCTCAGCTCTACTTCCACATGATCCGACAGAGGAAGAAGGTTCTGGGCCACGCCGACGCCTACAGCAAAGTGGAGTGA
- the stam2 gene encoding signal transducing adapter molecule 2 isoform X2 — translation MPFFASNPFDQDVEKATNEANTTEEWSVIMDICDRIGTTPNGPKDALRSITKRMNHKVPHVAMQALNLLAACVSNCGKIFHLEVCSREFMGDVRSMLSKAHPNMCDKLKELMLEWADNFQGDPQLSLIGATIKTLKEDGVGFSSASSQGSGGRDGSSPAGSKAPDDDDDDDLTKAIELSLQDQKHDSGDPPGSDLAREVRKVRALYDFEAAEDNELTFKAGEIILVLDDSDPNWWKGENHLGVGLFPSNFVTSSLNTSLNSESETVSSGEKVVNSEELIAQPESEPAAIFIDEAKMDRSLALLQNLDPADQTSDPLELIQLEDACEQMNPIIDEKLDELDRKHSELSELNVKVLEALELYTKLMNESPLYQSYSKMAQYGSAAPATTMQGYASQATATATAAPYMPQGMPPPQAYNLPNDQQGALHSLPNNCQAAVPTYMNSSMGSHQQYVNQAAGGAVYSQMPVDMSAYQSGAGPPVSYPPPAAAPQHHQQHQVQGAYYQQPLL, via the exons ATGCCCTTTTTTGCCTCAAACCCATTTGACCAAGATGTGG AGAAGGCGACCAATGAAGCCAACACGACAGAAGAATGGTCGGTTATTATGGACATCTGCGACAGAATTGGAACGACACCTAATGG GCCTAAAGATGcgctgaggtccatcacaaagaGAATGAACCACAAAGTACCTCATGTGGCCATGCAGGCCCTCAAT TTGCTGGCCGCATGCGTGTCCAACTGTGGCAAGatcttccacttggaggtctGCTCACGGGAGTTTATGGGTGATGTGCGCAGCATGCTGAGCAAA GCGCACCCGAATATGTGCGACAAGCTGAAGGAGCTGATGCTGGAGTGGGCTGACAACTTCCAGGGGGATCCTCAGCTCAGCCTGATCGGCGCCACCATCAAGACGCTGAAAGAGGACGGCGTCGGCTTCTCGTCGGCGTCCTCGCAA GGGTCCGGCGGGAGGGACGGCAGCTCTCCTGCCGGGAGCAAAGCCccggatgacgacgacgacgatgacctGACCAAAG CCATCGAGCTGTCCCTGCAGGACCAGAAGCACGATTCCGGCGATCCCCCCGGTTCCGATCTGGCGAGGGAAGTGCGCAAGGTCCGAGCGCTGTACGACTTTGAAGCGGCCGAGGACAACGAGCTCACCTTCAAAGCCGGAGAGATTATCCTGGTCTTGGACGACAG TGATCCAAACTGGTGGAAAGGCGAGAACCACCTTGGCGTGGGTCTCTTCCCATCTAATTTTGTCACCAGCAGCCTGAACACCAGCCTGAACAGTGAATCAGAAACAG TGTCTTCAGGTGAGAAAGTGGTCAATTCTGAGGAGTTGATTGCCCAACCCGAAAGTGAACCTGCGGCCATCTTCATTGATGAG gcaaagatGGACAGATCATTGGCACTGCTGCAGAACCTTGACCCGGCAGATCAGACCTCAGACCCGCTTGAGCTGATCCAGCTGGAAG ACGCTTGCGAGCAGATGAACCCCATTATCGACGAGAAGCTGGATGAACTCGACCG GAAACACTCTGAGCTGTCGGAGCTCAACGTGAAGGTTCTGGAAGCTCTGGAGCTGTACACCAAACTTATGAACGAGTCACCCCTGTACCAGTCctactccaagatggcccagtATGGATCGGCTGCCCCCGCAACCACCATGCAG GGTTATGCCAGCCAAGCCACGGCCACGGCCACAGCGGCGCCTTACATGCCCCAAGGGATGCCCCCACCTCAGGCCTACAATTTGCCCAACGACCAGCAGGGGGCGCTGCATTCACTGCCCAACAACTGCCAAGCTGCAGTGCCAACCTACATGAA CAGCAGCATGGGCTCCCATCAGCAATACGTCAACCAGGCAGCCGGCGGTGCCGTCTACTCGCAAATGCCCGTCGACATGTCGGCCTACCAGAGCGGCGCCGGGCCGCCCGTGTCCTaccctcctcctgctgctgcccCGCAGCACCACCAACAACACCAGGTGCAAGGGGCATACTACCAACAGCCCCTCCTCTGA